One part of the Vitis riparia cultivar Riparia Gloire de Montpellier isolate 1030 chromosome 6, EGFV_Vit.rip_1.0, whole genome shotgun sequence genome encodes these proteins:
- the LOC117916981 gene encoding uncharacterized protein LOC117916981: protein MTRLSGWRMYFDGAANHSGYGIGVLLVSPQGDHIPRSVRLTFPDYHPTTNNIVEYEACILGLETALELGIIHMDVLGDSNLVLRQVRGDWKTRDVKLKPYHAYLELLIEKFEELKYIHLPRAHNQFADALATLASTVDIPTNVVVRPLLIETRSAPAYCHLIDETEVQDDLPWFHEIRQFLRSGTYPEAATAKDRRALR from the coding sequence ATGACTAGGTTATCAGGATGGCGCATGTACTTCGATGGAGCAGCTAATCATTcagggtatgggataggtgttttGTTGGTATCTCCTCAGGGTGATCACATCCCGAGATCTGTTCGTTTAACATTTCCTGATTACCATCCCACCacaaataatattgttgagTACGAGGCATGTATCCTCGGTTTAGAGACTGCATTAGAGCTTGGCATCATACATATGGATGTACTTGGTGATTCCAATCTAGTGCTCAGACAGGTTCGGGGTGACTGGAAGACCAGAGACGTGAAGTTGAAGCCATACCATGCCTACTTGGAGTTATTGAttgagaaatttgaagaattgaaaTACATTCATCTCCCTAGAGCACATAATCAGTTTGCTGATGCTTTGGCTACCCTAGCTTCTACAGTTGATATTCCAACTAATGTGGTAGTTCGTCCTTTGCTGATTGAGACTAGATCTGCACCTGCATATTGTCATTTGATTGATGAGACAGAGGTCCAAGATGACCTACCATGGTTTCATGAGATTCGTCAGTTTCTTAGATCTGGCACATACCCTGAAGCTGCGACAGCCAAGGATCGGAGAGCATTGAGGTAG